From Deltaproteobacteria bacterium, a single genomic window includes:
- a CDS encoding flagellar FliJ family protein, whose translation MSQRLKTVSRIGELLDHQKEVIELQCHQIQSRLTQEKTRLTELDDQLQDNIGRFEEGLKNRWVVNQQDVDYLYGISSFLLARIEWKNKEIACINRELNEKQAVLLEAYKKMKAFEVFKNKMVFQEKREGDLGEQKSLDYLSLVKRSRK comes from the coding sequence ATGAGCCAACGCCTTAAAACGGTTTCCAGAATCGGGGAATTGCTCGATCACCAAAAGGAGGTCATCGAGTTACAATGCCATCAAATCCAGAGCCGATTAACCCAGGAAAAGACCCGATTAACAGAATTGGACGATCAACTTCAAGATAACATCGGTCGCTTTGAGGAAGGGCTTAAGAATCGATGGGTTGTTAACCAACAGGATGTGGATTATCTCTATGGGATTTCTTCTTTTCTGCTTGCCAGGATCGAATGGAAAAACAAAGAAATAGCCTGTATCAACCGTGAGTTAAATGAAAAACAAGCCGTCCTTCTGGAAGCCTATAAAAAAATGAAGGCCTTCGAAGTATTTAAAAATAAAATGGTTTTCCAGGAAAAAAGGGAAGGGGACCTTGGGGAGCAAAAGTCCCTGGATTATTTAAGCCTGGTGAAAAGGTCACGAAAATGA
- a CDS encoding FliI/YscN family ATPase, whose amino-acid sequence MPDLNPYLEAVNQSEPLRVFGRINEVTGILIKALGLKVQVGEACTIYGDRGNPLEAEVVGFQDGKTLLMASSELSGLRPGSRVFPAGEKVSIRVGNELIGRIVNEHGEPLDGKGPIRGKEFPLFSSPPNPLQRQRICEPIDLGIRAINGLMTCGKGQRVGIMAGSGVGKSVLLGMISKYTEADLNVIALIGERGREVREFIEKDLGEKGLERSIVVVSTAEQPPLAKVRAAFTATAIGEYFREQGRDVLLLMDSLTRIAMAQREVGLAIGEPPTTKGYTPSVFALLPKLLERVGNDGGKGSITGLYTVLVEGDDLTEPVTDAARAILDGHIVLSRDLAMENHYPAIDVLHSISRIMPDIVDPKHKEYAGKFVETLARYKKLEDMINLGMYKEGSNQQVDYAIAMIEKMKAYLRQKMDEKRDFSDCLQGLYCLFDTPEEI is encoded by the coding sequence ATGCCTGATTTAAACCCTTATCTTGAAGCAGTCAATCAATCCGAACCGTTAAGGGTCTTCGGTCGGATAAATGAAGTTACAGGGATTCTGATCAAGGCCTTGGGTTTAAAGGTTCAGGTCGGGGAAGCCTGCACGATTTATGGGGATCGCGGAAATCCTCTGGAAGCCGAAGTAGTTGGATTTCAAGATGGAAAGACATTGCTTATGGCTTCCAGTGAACTTTCCGGCCTCCGACCGGGAAGTCGGGTTTTCCCGGCTGGAGAGAAGGTCTCCATCCGGGTGGGAAACGAATTGATCGGCCGGATTGTTAACGAGCACGGGGAACCTTTGGATGGGAAAGGACCCATACGGGGGAAAGAGTTTCCTTTATTTTCTTCTCCCCCCAATCCGCTTCAAAGGCAAAGAATCTGCGAGCCGATTGATTTGGGGATCCGGGCCATCAACGGGTTGATGACTTGCGGCAAAGGCCAAAGGGTGGGGATTATGGCCGGAAGCGGGGTAGGGAAAAGTGTTCTACTCGGCATGATTTCCAAATATACGGAAGCCGACCTTAATGTCATTGCCCTGATCGGAGAACGGGGCAGAGAAGTTAGGGAATTCATAGAAAAAGACCTTGGGGAAAAAGGATTGGAGCGATCGATTGTTGTTGTTTCAACTGCGGAACAACCTCCTCTGGCCAAAGTACGGGCTGCTTTTACGGCTACGGCCATTGGCGAATATTTTAGAGAACAGGGGCGTGACGTCCTTCTCCTCATGGACTCTTTAACCCGGATAGCCATGGCCCAACGGGAGGTCGGACTGGCCATTGGAGAACCACCCACAACCAAAGGATATACGCCTTCGGTTTTTGCCCTCCTTCCCAAACTCCTGGAGAGGGTAGGTAACGATGGGGGGAAGGGAAGCATCACCGGTTTATATACCGTCCTGGTGGAAGGGGATGATCTGACCGAGCCGGTTACGGATGCTGCCCGAGCCATCCTTGACGGCCATATTGTCCTTTCCAGGGATCTGGCCATGGAGAACCACTATCCGGCCATCGATGTCCTCCATTCCATCAGTCGAATAATGCCCGACATCGTCGATCCCAAGCATAAAGAATATGCCGGCAAATTTGTGGAGACTCTGGCCCGCTATAAAAAGCTCGAAGACATGATCAATCTCGGGATGTACAAAGAAGGGTCGAATCAGCAGGTCGATTATGCCATTGCCATGATCGAAAAAATGAAGGCCTACTTACGTCAGAAGATGGATGAAAAGAGAGATTTTTCCGATTGTCTGCAAGGGCTTTACTGCCTGTTTGATACCCCTGAAGAAATTTAG
- the fliG gene encoding flagellar motor switch protein FliG, translating into MAYSGVEKAAIFLLSIGEEAAAEIMKNLEVHQVGMISTCITRLKTIKKQDVDEIIQEVNGKINSGDMPLTGGDFVKKVLKKGLGEENAGKILELAAKETSLDALKWMAPKTLANFLIAEHPQTMALILSLLDSAQAAEVLSLMPDHLKDDVARRIATTENIPESAISELEEVLKGQLEMKKSKGRKIGGIKTVAEILNHSDRSTEQMILEKMEKENQKLADSIRQLMFVFDDLVQVDDKGIQMILKEIRTEDLSLALKTASSSLKEKILKNMSQRAAQILKEEMELKGPAKVSEVEKAQQNIVKIARKLETEGKIMIAGRGGEELIV; encoded by the coding sequence GTGGCTTACAGCGGTGTTGAAAAAGCGGCCATTTTTTTATTATCTATCGGAGAGGAAGCCGCTGCCGAGATCATGAAAAATCTGGAAGTACATCAGGTGGGCATGATCAGCACCTGCATCACCCGATTAAAAACGATCAAAAAACAGGATGTGGATGAGATCATCCAGGAAGTGAACGGGAAAATAAACAGCGGGGACATGCCTCTTACTGGTGGCGATTTTGTCAAAAAGGTCTTGAAGAAGGGGTTGGGTGAGGAAAATGCCGGCAAGATTTTGGAGCTGGCCGCCAAGGAGACTTCATTAGATGCCTTGAAGTGGATGGCTCCCAAGACTCTGGCTAATTTTCTGATAGCCGAACACCCTCAAACCATGGCCCTGATCCTGTCTTTACTGGATTCCGCTCAGGCCGCGGAGGTTTTGTCCCTGATGCCGGATCACTTGAAAGACGATGTGGCCCGAAGGATCGCCACCACTGAAAATATTCCCGAGAGCGCCATCAGCGAACTGGAAGAGGTGTTAAAAGGGCAACTGGAGATGAAAAAGTCCAAAGGGCGGAAAATCGGAGGGATCAAGACCGTAGCTGAAATTTTAAATCACAGCGACCGCTCCACTGAACAGATGATCCTGGAAAAGATGGAAAAGGAAAATCAAAAACTGGCTGATTCCATCCGTCAATTGATGTTTGTTTTTGACGACCTGGTCCAGGTTGATGATAAGGGGATCCAAATGATTCTCAAGGAAATCCGAACGGAAGATCTGTCCCTGGCCTTGAAGACGGCCTCCAGCAGTTTAAAAGAAAAAATCTTAAAAAATATGTCCCAGAGGGCGGCTCAAATCCTTAAGGAGGAAATGGAATTGAAAGGACCTGCTAAGGTTTCGGAAGTGGAGAAGGCCCAACAGAACATCGTCAAGATCGCCCGTAAACTGGAGACCGAAGGAAAGATTATGATCGCCGGACGGGGGGGGGAAGAACTCATTGTTTAG
- the fliF gene encoding flagellar M-ring protein FliF — MGNLIETITNWPINKKISLLVLIGIMVASLIFVFSWSQKSNYQILFSNISEADSGQIIQKLKELKVPYQVAGGGILVPVEKVYEARLQLAAQGLPQGGGIGFEIFDKTNFGTSDFVQKLNYRRALQGELSRTIQALPEIESCRVHLAVPEKNLFMERESKPSASVMVKLRPGRALSQNQVQGIVHLISSSVEGLMPQGITVIDNQGGMLTRPTQGDTMQLSNNQLELQRNYEKELESHVVHILEPITGRDKVKAKVFATLDFTRTEKTEEKFDPNGQVVRSEQKNQEKSISGLSGGVPGATSNLPNKKPPQTASSGGSVQKQSEVVNYELSKTVSRVISPSQELKKISVAVVVDGSYAVPQGSKIKKYTARTEEEIKRYEDLVKKAIGFSQERGDEVRVVNMPFEVASMEDLPEPARDYWPILLSGARYAGPVLAFLLIFLFILKPLTKVLLVPSPPDSRGRSLALPQTVAEIERRMDSPKPKALTMEEDVRDWAKKNPDQAASLIKGWTEE; from the coding sequence GTGGGAAATTTAATAGAGACCATAACCAATTGGCCGATAAACAAGAAAATAAGCCTTTTGGTTTTAATCGGAATAATGGTGGCCAGCTTGATATTCGTCTTCTCCTGGTCGCAGAAGTCTAACTACCAGATCCTTTTCTCCAATATCAGTGAAGCAGACTCCGGACAGATTATACAAAAATTAAAGGAACTCAAGGTGCCTTATCAGGTCGCGGGGGGGGGAATTCTGGTCCCGGTTGAAAAAGTTTATGAGGCCAGACTTCAATTGGCCGCCCAAGGCCTGCCCCAGGGGGGGGGAATAGGCTTTGAAATTTTTGATAAAACCAATTTCGGAACCTCGGACTTTGTCCAGAAGCTCAATTATCGCAGAGCCTTACAAGGGGAACTTTCCCGGACCATCCAAGCCCTTCCGGAAATAGAGAGCTGCCGGGTCCATTTGGCCGTACCGGAAAAGAATCTTTTTATGGAAAGGGAATCCAAACCCAGCGCCTCGGTCATGGTAAAGTTGAGGCCGGGAAGGGCCTTATCACAGAATCAGGTACAAGGGATTGTGCATCTCATCTCCAGCAGTGTTGAAGGGTTAATGCCTCAGGGAATAACCGTCATTGATAATCAGGGCGGCATGCTGACCCGTCCGACCCAGGGCGACACTATGCAGCTTAGTAATAACCAATTGGAATTGCAACGCAATTATGAAAAAGAACTTGAGTCACACGTGGTCCATATCCTGGAACCGATCACCGGCAGAGATAAGGTCAAAGCCAAGGTTTTTGCCACCCTTGATTTTACACGAACGGAAAAAACCGAAGAAAAATTTGACCCCAACGGCCAGGTGGTCCGGAGCGAACAAAAGAATCAGGAAAAATCGATCTCCGGCCTTTCCGGGGGGGTCCCTGGAGCGACATCCAACCTTCCCAATAAAAAGCCCCCTCAAACAGCTTCCTCCGGGGGATCTGTTCAAAAACAGAGCGAAGTAGTTAATTATGAACTCAGTAAAACCGTTAGCCGGGTGATCAGTCCGTCCCAGGAATTGAAAAAAATTTCTGTGGCCGTGGTGGTCGATGGATCGTACGCGGTTCCCCAAGGGAGTAAAATAAAAAAATATACGGCCAGGACTGAAGAAGAGATCAAACGCTATGAAGATCTGGTTAAAAAGGCCATTGGTTTTTCCCAGGAAAGGGGTGACGAGGTCCGGGTAGTCAACATGCCTTTTGAAGTGGCCTCAATGGAAGATTTGCCTGAACCCGCCAGGGATTATTGGCCCATCCTCCTTTCCGGGGCCAGATATGCCGGACCGGTGCTGGCCTTTCTTCTGATCTTCTTGTTTATCCTGAAGCCGTTGACCAAAGTATTGCTGGTTCCATCCCCCCCTGATTCCAGGGGCCGCTCTTTAGCCCTTCCCCAAACCGTGGCCGAAATTGAAAGGAGGATGGATTCCCCTAAACCCAAAGCCTTAACCATGGAAGAGGATGTCCGCGATTGGGCCAAGAAAAATCCGGATCAAGCCGCTTCTCTCATTAAAGGTTGGACGGAGGAATAA
- the fliE gene encoding flagellar hook-basal body complex protein FliE, with amino-acid sequence MDELAGITSIAVPNGIQGKSTPKEGGEGFEAVLKDAVTKVNSVQNEAEKAIQELSNGGDISSAVIAMEKADVSFQLMIEVRNKLISAYEEMMRLQI; translated from the coding sequence ATGGATGAACTCGCAGGGATTACCTCTATTGCCGTTCCCAACGGCATCCAGGGGAAATCAACCCCAAAAGAAGGGGGAGAAGGTTTTGAGGCCGTTTTAAAAGATGCGGTCACTAAGGTTAATTCCGTCCAAAATGAGGCCGAAAAAGCCATTCAGGAACTTTCCAATGGCGGAGATATCTCCAGCGCGGTCATTGCCATGGAAAAAGCCGATGTATCCTTTCAGCTTATGATTGAAGTCCGAAACAAGTTGATTAGTGCCTATGAAGAGATGATGCGGTTACAAATTTAG
- the flgC gene encoding flagellar basal body rod protein FlgC, which yields MDSFAIFKVSASALDAQRGRMNTIASNMANINSTQTEAGGPYKKKECVFSTLPIDSENPTTLEGVKLVQIVDSQEPFKKIYDPGHPDADKEGFVNVPNINIMEEMVNMMMAVRAYEANVTTFNMSKTMFLKALEIGRF from the coding sequence ATGGACAGCTTTGCCATATTTAAGGTAAGCGCCTCGGCCCTGGATGCTCAACGGGGCCGAATGAATACCATTGCATCCAACATGGCCAATATTAATTCCACGCAGACCGAAGCCGGAGGGCCGTACAAAAAAAAGGAATGTGTTTTTTCTACCCTTCCAATCGATTCGGAGAACCCTACCACTTTGGAAGGCGTTAAACTGGTTCAGATAGTCGATAGCCAGGAGCCATTCAAAAAAATTTACGATCCCGGTCATCCCGATGCGGATAAGGAGGGTTTTGTCAATGTTCCGAATATCAATATCATGGAAGAAATGGTCAACATGATGATGGCGGTTCGGGCCTATGAGGCCAATGTAACCACTTTCAATATGTCTAAGACGATGTTTCTTAAGGCCTTAGAAATAGGGAGATTCTAA
- the flgB gene encoding flagellar basal body rod protein FlgB has translation MDFGFQVLEQIIKTSAFRHKILASNIANIDTPGYKAKDVSFKDSMNNPSLGPSLGLTKTSTLHKQGPVNLKETGGMTAVERASWEDGNNVALDMELAHMTENSLLYEAGVKLLSKKLQMFKNAIKGR, from the coding sequence ATGGATTTCGGATTTCAAGTGTTAGAACAGATCATAAAAACCAGTGCTTTTCGACACAAGATCTTGGCCTCCAATATAGCCAATATCGATACCCCGGGATATAAAGCCAAGGATGTCTCCTTTAAAGACTCCATGAACAACCCTTCTCTCGGCCCGTCCCTCGGCTTAACCAAAACCAGCACCCTGCATAAACAAGGCCCTGTCAATTTGAAAGAAACCGGCGGGATGACCGCGGTGGAACGGGCTTCCTGGGAGGATGGAAACAACGTCGCCCTGGATATGGAATTAGCCCATATGACCGAGAATTCTCTTTTATATGAGGCCGGGGTCAAGCTGCTGTCAAAAAAATTACAGATGTTTAAGAATGCCATAAAAGGGAGATGA
- a CDS encoding sigma-54-dependent Fis family transcriptional regulator, giving the protein MNPILVVDDDHQMRTALKEAISRVGFQAILAGDGQEALHKLDQTHFSMIVTDMKMPRMDGLSLLKEIRRKIGNIPILVITGFGTIQDAVEVMKEGASDYLLKPFSFETLMNKIRSLMERLHQERTLLTDNPKMMRVLKIAEEVAPSDTSVLIYGESGTGKELLAGIIHKKSGRNKKPLVAINCAAIPDSLMESELFGHEKGAFTGATEKKIGKFEFANNGTILLDEIGEMSLNLQAKLLRVLQEREINRVGGNLSIPIDIRVIATTNRDLYQESLDGRFREDLFYRLNVFPIQIPPLRERPEDISLLGHHFLKEFSKVLGKNIQGFTPQAMDFLIGRTWRGNIRELQNTVHRSVHLCKDDFIDLMDFMIEEKSPPGLPSQGKIKDFEKDMILKTLKEVNGNKTKAARILGVSVRTIRNKLHEYGNFFPAS; this is encoded by the coding sequence ATGAATCCAATTCTTGTTGTTGATGACGATCATCAAATGCGGACGGCCTTGAAAGAAGCCATATCAAGGGTCGGTTTTCAAGCCATTCTGGCGGGTGACGGACAAGAGGCCCTGCACAAATTGGATCAGACCCATTTTTCCATGATCGTCACGGACATGAAAATGCCCAGGATGGACGGCCTTTCTTTGTTAAAGGAGATTAGACGTAAGATCGGCAATATCCCTATTTTGGTCATTACAGGATTCGGTACCATTCAAGATGCCGTAGAGGTGATGAAGGAAGGGGCCTCGGATTATTTATTGAAGCCTTTTTCCTTTGAAACCCTGATGAATAAAATACGATCCCTTATGGAAAGGCTTCATCAGGAAAGAACCTTGCTGACCGATAATCCAAAAATGATGCGGGTCTTGAAGATTGCCGAAGAAGTGGCCCCGAGTGACACCTCGGTTTTAATTTATGGAGAGAGCGGGACCGGGAAGGAACTCCTGGCCGGGATCATCCACAAAAAAAGCGGCCGGAACAAAAAACCTTTGGTCGCCATCAATTGTGCCGCCATCCCCGACAGTCTGATGGAGTCCGAATTATTCGGCCATGAAAAGGGGGCCTTTACCGGGGCCACGGAGAAAAAAATAGGGAAATTCGAGTTCGCCAACAACGGCACCATCCTTCTGGATGAGATCGGGGAAATGTCCCTGAATCTCCAGGCCAAATTGTTACGGGTTTTGCAGGAAAGGGAAATAAACCGGGTGGGCGGAAACCTGTCCATTCCTATCGATATCCGGGTGATAGCGACCACCAACCGGGATTTATACCAAGAATCTCTGGACGGCCGATTCCGGGAGGACCTCTTTTACCGGCTCAACGTCTTTCCAATCCAAATCCCCCCTTTACGGGAACGCCCCGAAGATATTTCTTTATTGGGCCATCACTTTTTGAAAGAGTTTTCCAAGGTCCTTGGTAAAAATATCCAGGGGTTTACCCCTCAGGCCATGGATTTTTTAATCGGACGGACCTGGCGGGGAAATATCCGGGAGCTTCAAAATACGGTCCACCGTTCCGTTCACCTGTGCAAGGATGATTTCATTGATCTGATGGATTTTATGATCGAAGAAAAGTCCCCTCCGGGTTTACCTTCTCAAGGAAAAATTAAGGATTTTGAAAAAGACATGATCCTGAAAACTTTGAAAGAAGTCAATGGCAACAAGACCAAGGCCGCCCGGATCCTTGGCGTCAGCGTCAGGACTATCAGGAATAAACTCCATGAATATGGGAATTTTTTTCCGGCTTCCTAA